A window from Electrophorus electricus isolate fEleEle1 chromosome 7, fEleEle1.pri, whole genome shotgun sequence encodes these proteins:
- the LOC113583744 gene encoding histidine ammonia-lyase-like isoform X5, with the protein MRWLGLEALRRYARAHPSEVLSSQPSFVLKRCVDGGLLDVEDSISSVLSDNDFVKLRIHGDTWDRSHDLLPGCIKRIQSNEEDEYISLDGNSLTTADLVSLGKGHYKIKLSSETEECVNKARDVIEKIISENAVVYGVNTGFGKFARSVVAKDQLKELQENLIRSTCAGKKSFLESSLFLSSSLFAGVGAALIPERTRMLLALRINTLAKGYSGVSLETLQKMLSAFNASCLSWVPEKGTVGASGDLAPLAHLALGLMGEGQMWSPNTGWTDARTVLEGHGLTPISLKPKEGLALINGTQMMSSLGAEAVERAEAIARQADVIAALTLEVLRGTNKAFDNDIHAVRPHAGQILVAQRFRALLHSDIFPSAIAEEKPYDRVQDAYTLRCCPQVHGVANDTIAFVKKILNTELNSSTDNPLVFAERGITISGGNFHGEYPAKALDFLSIGVHELASISERRIERMCNPSLSDLPAFLVKEGGFNSGFMIAHCTAAALVSENKVLCHPASVDSLSTSAATEDHVSMGGWAARKALRVVEHVEQVLAIELLAACQALEFFRPLGTTAPLERVYELLRTVVRPWDKDRVMSSDIEVAHKLLLEEKVWKAVLPYMEQYKDSHRDHISSVD; encoded by the exons ATGCGCTGGCTGGGTCTGGAGGCCCTGCGGCGCTATGCCAGGGCTCACCCCAGTGAGGTGCTCAGCAGCCAGCCCAGCTTTGTGCTCAAGAGGTGTGTGGATGGAGGACTGCTAGATGTGGAGGACTCCATCAGCAGTGTGCTGAGTGACAATGACTTCGTCAAGCTCC GGATTCATGGAGATACTTGGGACAGATCTCATGACCTGCTGCCTGGCTGCAT CAAAAGAATTCAGTCAAATGAAGAAGATGAG TATATCTCACTGGATGGGAACAGCCTCACAACTGCTGATTTGGTCAGTCTGGGAAAAGGTCATTATAAGATTAAG CTGAGCTCTGAGACAGAGGAATGTGTGAACAAGGCCAGAGACGTAATTGAGAAGATCATATCAGAAAACGCAG TTGTTTATGGTGTGAACACAGGCTTTGGGAAATTTGCACGGAGTGTTGTGGCAAAAGATCAACTCAA GGAGCTACAAGAAAATCTCATTCGCTCCACCTGTGCTGGCAAGAAGTCTTTCTTAGAGTCCTCTTTGTTTCTAAGTAGTAGTTTATTTGCTG gggtCGGAGCCGCCCTGATTCCAGAGAGGACCCGGATGCTGCTTGCTCTCAGGATTAACACTTTAGCCAAAGGTTATAGTGGAGTTTCCTTGGAGACACTTCAGAAAATGCTCTCAGCATTTAATG caTCCTGTCTATCCTGGGTGCCTGAGAAGGGGACAGTGGGGGCAAGTGGAGATCTTGCCCCTCTAGCTCACCTAGCACTGGGGCTGATGGGAGAGGGCCAAATGTGGTCCCCAAATACCGGCTGGACTGATGCCAGAACG GTACTAGAGGGCCATGGTTTGACTCCAATATCACTGAAACCTAAAGAG GGCCTTGCTTTGATAAATGGCACtcagatgatgtcatcactgggTGCTGAGGctgtagagagagcagaggccaTCGCTCGTCAGGCTGATGTCATTGCTGCCCTCACTTTGGAGGTTCTGAGAGGAACGAACAAGGCCTTTGACAATG ATATCCATGCAGTGAGGCCACACGCAGGACAGATTTTGGTGGCCCAGCGATTTCGTGCCCTGCTCCACTCTGACATTTTCCCCTCTGCTATCGCAG AAGAGAAGCCCTATGATCGTGTTCAGGATGCCTACACCTTACGATGCTGCCCCCAG GTGCATGGCGTGGCCAATGACACCATTGCTTTTGTGAAAAAAATTCTCaacactgaactaaacagcAGCACAGATAACCCT CTGGTATTTGCTGAACGAGGGATCACTATTTCAGGAGGAAACTTCCATGGAGAATATCCTGCCAAG GCTCTGGACTTCCTGTCCATAGGCGTGCATGAGCTGGCGAGTATTAGCGAGCGGCGCATCGAGAGGATGTGTAACCCTTCACTCAGTGACCTCCCAGCATTCCTAGTGAAAGAGGGTGGCTTCAACTCAGGCTTCATGATAGCCCACTGCACCGCTGCAGCCCTGG TGTCGGAGAATAAGGTGCTGTGCCACCCGGCCTCTGTGGACTCCCTGTCCACCAGCGCGGCCACAGAGGACCATGTGTCTATGGGGGGCTGGGCAGCCAGGAAAGCGCTGAGGGTGGTGGAGCACGTAGAGCAGG ttcttgcCATCGAGCTGCTGGCAGCCTGCCAGGCTTTGGAGTTCTTTCGCCCCTTGGGGACCACAGCGCCGCTGGAGAGAGTCTATGAGCTGCTCCGCACTGTCGTCAG